A genomic region of Nostoc sp. UHCC 0702 contains the following coding sequences:
- a CDS encoding insulinase family protein → MFAILMTLVILWLGLIPEVALAQTQTPPAPSSIQPYLDRAIKQVSEFRLDNGLKFIVLERHQAPVVSFVTYADVGAVDEPDGKTGMAHFLEHLAFNGTTRIGTKDYQAEKPLLDRLEQLDAQIKAAKAEGKQDEVARLQAEFEQVKAQAAKLVKENEFEQIVTQAGATDLNAGTSTDKTIYYYSLPANKLELWMSLESERFLEPEFRREFYQEKDAVLEERRLRVDNSPTGLMWEKFFDTAFKLHPYRRPISGYEEDIRNLTPKDVRQFFETYYVPSNLTIAIVGDVNPAEVKKLAQTYFGRYQAKPKPISQIPVEPPQTQMREVTLRLPSQPWYFEGYHRPALSHPDDAVYDIIGSLLCCGGRSRLYESLVEQQQLALNVDADPSTPGNKYPNLIVFSAATASGETVDELAAALQKEIDKLKTEPVSANELERVKTQIRVALLSSLNSNLGMAGLLSAYEAKTGSWQNLFKYLDAIAAVTPADIQRVAKATFTPENRTVGKLLSQ, encoded by the coding sequence ATGTTTGCAATATTGATGACGTTAGTAATTTTGTGGTTGGGATTAATACCAGAAGTCGCTCTAGCTCAAACTCAGACCCCACCAGCCCCAAGTTCAATACAACCTTATCTAGATCGGGCGATTAAGCAGGTGAGTGAGTTTCGTCTCGATAATGGACTCAAATTTATTGTTTTGGAACGGCATCAAGCACCAGTAGTTTCCTTTGTCACTTATGCAGATGTAGGTGCAGTGGATGAGCCAGATGGAAAAACTGGTATGGCTCACTTTCTTGAGCATTTGGCATTCAACGGTACAACGCGCATTGGTACAAAAGACTATCAAGCAGAGAAACCCCTACTAGACCGCTTGGAACAGTTAGATGCTCAAATTAAAGCGGCAAAAGCTGAGGGTAAACAAGATGAGGTTGCTCGGTTGCAAGCCGAGTTTGAGCAAGTAAAAGCGCAAGCAGCCAAACTAGTTAAGGAGAATGAGTTCGAGCAAATTGTCACACAAGCAGGAGCTACAGATTTAAATGCTGGGACATCTACAGATAAGACCATTTATTATTACAGCCTTCCTGCTAATAAGTTGGAACTGTGGATGTCGCTGGAGTCAGAACGATTTCTAGAACCAGAATTTCGGCGCGAGTTTTATCAAGAAAAAGATGCCGTTTTGGAAGAGCGACGCTTGCGGGTGGACAACTCACCTACTGGACTGATGTGGGAGAAGTTTTTCGATACTGCTTTCAAACTCCATCCCTATAGACGGCCAATAAGTGGTTATGAAGAAGATATTCGCAACTTAACACCAAAAGATGTGCGGCAGTTTTTTGAGACATACTATGTACCAAGCAATTTAACCATCGCTATTGTCGGAGATGTCAACCCGGCTGAGGTTAAAAAACTGGCACAAACTTACTTTGGACGCTATCAAGCCAAACCAAAACCAATTTCCCAAATTCCGGTCGAACCGCCGCAGACACAAATGCGGGAGGTGACTTTGCGGCTACCATCTCAACCCTGGTACTTTGAAGGTTATCACCGTCCGGCGCTTAGTCATCCAGATGATGCCGTTTATGACATCATTGGCAGTTTATTATGTTGTGGGGGCAGGTCGCGGCTGTATGAGTCTTTGGTGGAACAGCAGCAGTTAGCACTAAATGTAGATGCTGACCCTAGTACGCCAGGCAACAAATACCCGAATTTAATAGTTTTCTCGGCTGCTACGGCTTCTGGTGAAACTGTAGATGAGTTGGCAGCAGCTTTGCAAAAGGAAATAGATAAATTGAAGACTGAGCCTGTTTCAGCGAATGAGTTGGAACGTGTGAAAACCCAAATCAGAGTGGCTTTATTATCAAGCCTCAATTCCAATCTAGGGATGGCGGGACTATTGTCGGCATATGAGGCAAAAACTGGCTCTTGGCAGAATTTGTTTAAGTATTTGGATGCAATTGCAGCAGTGACTCCTGCTGATATTCAGCGAGTGGCAAAAGCAACGTTTACACCCGAAAATCGCACTGTTGGCAAGCTGTTGTCGCAATAG
- a CDS encoding insulinase family protein, which produces MHRYKVKSRKQMENHRTPLGKQASNSGDHRKSSEQHKPPFRLLSKFQIPKSKRFFYALSLAVAFLIVIFDFTVAVPATTKHYNELQFAPLPEIKLPKYERFVLQNGMVVYLAEDHELPFVTGTAMVHTGSRLEPADKVGLASIVGEVIRSGGTKKHSPDELDEILEQRAAGVATAIAQTDGAAAFKALSEDLDMVFGLFAEVLREPVFAQEKVDLAKAQLKDSIARRNDDPDSIADREFLKLIYGKDSPYARTAEYATVDRITREDLLNFYQQYFYPNNIILEVVGDFDSSKMRSLIQAKLGDWQPNPNIAKPQLPEVSPANTGGVFFVNQPQLTQSTVCMGHLGGRGDSPDYGALSVLNEVLNARLMNELRSRQGLTYGVAASWSPNYDYPGVFIAGGQTRSEATVQFIKALQTEIKRIQEERITPEELALAKESTLNSFVFAFQEPGQTLSRLMTYEYYGYPADFIFRFQKAVAATTEADVQRVAQQYLKPENMVTLVVGNQTAIQPPLTQIGSPVIPIDNSAE; this is translated from the coding sequence ATGCACAGATACAAGGTGAAAAGTAGAAAGCAGATGGAAAATCACCGTACTCCTTTGGGGAAGCAAGCTAGCAACAGCGGCGACCACAGGAAAAGTTCTGAGCAGCACAAGCCGCCGTTTAGACTTCTCTCAAAATTTCAAATTCCCAAGAGCAAGAGGTTTTTTTATGCATTGAGTCTAGCTGTTGCCTTTTTAATTGTAATTTTTGACTTTACTGTGGCAGTACCGGCAACGACAAAGCATTATAACGAGTTACAGTTTGCGCCACTACCTGAGATCAAACTACCCAAGTATGAGCGGTTTGTCTTACAAAACGGCATGGTTGTGTATTTGGCGGAGGATCATGAGCTACCATTTGTGACTGGTACAGCGATGGTGCATACAGGGAGTCGCTTGGAACCAGCTGATAAAGTTGGTTTAGCTAGTATTGTTGGTGAAGTGATTCGCTCTGGAGGGACTAAGAAGCATTCGCCTGATGAGCTAGACGAGATATTGGAACAACGGGCCGCTGGGGTGGCAACTGCCATTGCCCAAACTGATGGTGCTGCTGCTTTTAAAGCACTCAGTGAAGATTTAGATATGGTATTTGGGCTATTTGCTGAGGTGTTGCGAGAGCCAGTGTTTGCTCAGGAAAAGGTAGATTTAGCTAAGGCTCAGTTGAAAGATAGTATTGCCCGTCGCAACGACGATCCGGATAGTATTGCTGATCGAGAATTTCTTAAATTAATCTATGGCAAAGATAGCCCTTATGCCCGTACAGCAGAGTACGCAACGGTAGATCGGATTACTCGTGAAGACTTGCTGAACTTTTACCAACAATATTTCTACCCCAATAATATAATTTTGGAGGTTGTGGGGGATTTTGACAGCAGTAAAATGCGATCGCTCATCCAAGCTAAATTAGGCGATTGGCAGCCCAACCCCAACATTGCTAAACCCCAATTGCCAGAGGTATCTCCAGCAAATACAGGTGGTGTCTTTTTTGTCAATCAACCGCAATTAACTCAGAGTACTGTTTGTATGGGGCATTTGGGGGGACGAGGAGATAGTCCTGACTATGGGGCGCTGAGTGTGTTGAATGAAGTGTTAAATGCACGTTTAATGAATGAATTGCGATCGCGTCAAGGGTTAACTTACGGTGTAGCAGCTTCTTGGAGTCCCAATTACGATTACCCTGGAGTATTCATCGCTGGCGGACAAACCCGCTCTGAAGCTACAGTACAGTTTATCAAAGCTTTACAGACTGAAATCAAGCGTATCCAAGAGGAAAGAATAACACCAGAAGAACTAGCTTTGGCTAAAGAGTCTACACTAAACTCCTTTGTATTCGCATTTCAAGAGCCTGGGCAAACCTTGTCACGGTTGATGACATACGAATATTACGGTTATCCTGCGGATTTTATATTTCGCTTCCAGAAAGCTGTAGCAGCAACTACAGAGGCTGATGTACAACGGGTAGCACAGCAATACCTCAAACCAGAAAATATGGTGACTCTGGTAGTGGGAAATCAAACTGCTATTCAACCGCCTTTGACACAGATAGGATCACCAGTGATACCGATAGATAATAGTGCTGAGTAG
- a CDS encoding SBBP repeat-containing protein, giving the protein MINQLGTTGVDLGLAAATDPSGNLYVTGYTTGPLAGTNNGSTDIWVIKFNNNGNQLWAKQGKRI; this is encoded by the coding sequence CTGATTAACCAGTTAGGAACTACTGGTGTTGATCTTGGTCTTGCTGCTGCTACAGATCCTTCGGGCAATCTTTATGTAACAGGATATACTACTGGCCCTTTGGCTGGAACCAATAATGGTTCTACAGATATCTGGGTAATCAAATTTAACAACAATGGCAATCAATTGTGGGCTAAGCAGGGCAAACGCATCTAA